One Aegilops tauschii subsp. strangulata cultivar AL8/78 chromosome 7, Aet v6.0, whole genome shotgun sequence genomic window carries:
- the LOC141027615 gene encoding uncharacterized protein, with translation MTTFALSVLQVPPKLLKEIDKCRSRFLWKQEEAISGASCKRYPNLFHHSRRKNMTVYEALHNHTWISDLEHGDVNQLLPDFLQLHQRIREANIILNGEERDQIRWNLEAKGGYTANSAYKMQFQGRHLSEFDSIIWKT, from the exons ATGACCACCTTTGCCCTCTCAGTGCTGCAAGTGCCACCAAAGCTGCTCAAGGAGATTGACAAGTGCAGGAGTAGATTCCTTTGGAAGCAGGAGGAGGCGATATCAGGGGCGAGCTGCAAG AGGTACCCAAACCTGTTCCACCACTCCCGACGCAAAAACATGACTGTCTATGAAGCGCTGCACAACCACACTTGGATCAGCGACCTTGAGCATGGTGATGTCAACCAGCTACTGCCGGATTTCCTGCAGCTGCACCAAAGAATTCGAGAGGCAAACATCATACTCAATGGAGAAGAAAGGGACCAAATTCGGTGGAACCTTGAGGCGAAAGGAGGATACACAGCAAACTCTGCTTACAAAATGCAGTTCCAGGGCCGGCACTTGTCCGAGTTCGATAGCATCATATGGAAAACTTGA
- the LOC109777843 gene encoding acyl transferase 1: MPSFVARRKKPELVLPAQATPHETLALSDVDDAIDLRFLQPAIEFFRAVDIDIDDHGLGRPATAAKVVKAALAKALVHYYPLAGRLREAAGGKLAVECTGEGVVFVEAEADVSMDELGKPSPLPPYPCVEELLCEVGDPRVVLGVPLFFMQVTQLRCGGFVIGLHICHNIADGYGTTQFLKCIADLARTGGDASQIVLPVWNREILTARIPPHINPEFVGFLQRLGSKGDDVMLSTPPEEMVVRFFLFGPEDIAALRSHHAPAHLSPPATSFELLTAVMWRCRTVALGYEHHQRVGLMFSMNVRGGGKRHGLVPHGFYGNALFYPVADTTAGELSGNPLGYTLGLIREAKRNMTDDNMESMVDFMASLHGRPPLTIDKMYEVSDMKWIGQEALDFRWAKRVGGGLPMVGDISFDSVSCHMRCKNGKGQDVIVINMILPGPAMDKFEKEIAVWVCNGQDEK, translated from the exons ATGCCATCCTTTGTGGCGCGTCGGAAAAAACCAGAGCTCGTGCTACCGGCGCAAGCAACACCGCACGAGACTCTGGCTCTCTCCGACGTTGACGACGCCATAGACCTGCGATTTCTGCAGCCTGCCATCGAGTTCTTTCGTGCTGTCGACATCGACATTGATGACCACGGGCTGGGGCGGCCTGCCACAGCTGCCAAGGTAGTCAAGGCGGCCCTCGCGAAGGCTCTGGTGCACTACTACCCGCTGGCAGGCCGTCTCCGGGAGGCTGCTGGGGGAAAACTAGCCGTCGAGTGCACAGGGGAAGGCGTCGTGTTCGTGGAGGCGGAGGCAGACGTGTCCATGGATGAGCTCGGCAAGCCGTCGCCTCTGCCACCATACCCGTGCGTGGAAGAACTGTTGTGCGAGGTGGGCGACCCTAGGGTTGTTCTTGGAGTTCCCTTGTTCTTCATGCAG GTAACCCAGCTGAGATGTGGAGGATTTGTGATTGGTCTTCACATATGCCACAACATCGCCGACGGCTACGGCACCACTCAATTCCTGAAATGCATCGCCGACTTGGCTCGTACCGGTGGTGATGCCTCCCAAATCGTATTGCCCGTGTGGAATAGAGAGATCCTGACCGCACGCATCCCACCGCACATAAACCCAGAATTCGTGGGATTCCTCCAAAGATTAGGCAGCAAAGGCGATGATGTTATGTTGTCAACACCGCCGGAAGAAATGGTCGTCCGCTTCTTCCTCTTCGGCCCAGAAGACATCGCAGCACTACGTAGCCACCATGCCCCCGCACATCTTTCGCCACCAGCGACAAGCTTCGAGCTTCTGACCGCGGTCATGTGGCGTTGCCGCACGGTGGCGCTCGGCTATGAGCACCACCAGCGGGTGGGCCTAATGTTCTCTATGAATGTGCGCGGGGGTGGGAAGCGCCATGGACTCGTCCCGCATGGGTTTTACGGCAACGCACTATTCTACCCTGTGGCAGACACGACCGCCGGAGAGCTATCTGGCAACCCGCTTGGCTACACACTCGGACTCATCCGTGAGGCCAAGCGCAACATGACAGACGACAACATGGAGTCCATGGTGGATTTCATGGCATCTCTACATGGGCGGCCACCTCTCACCATTGACAAAATGTATGAGGTCTCTGACATGAAATGGATTGGACAGGAGGCACTGGACTTCCGATGGGCGAAGCGAGTTGGCGGCGGCTTACCCATGGTGGGGGACATCTCCTTCGACTCTGTGAGTTGCCACATGAGGTGTAAGAATGGCAAGGGTCAGGACGTGATCGTGATAAACATGATATTGCCAGGACCTGCAATGGACAAGTTTGAGAAGGAGATTGCTGTTTGGGTGTGCAATGGACAAGACGAAAAGTAG